TATTTTTCTTTGTAAAGTCTGTCTTGGTATTTTTAATATTAATGAAGCTTTTGTTATATTATGTGCTGACACTTCCAGTACTTTTTCTATTACACTTTTCTCATATTCCTCTACCATTGTTTTTAAGTCTTTAGCTGGTAGCTCTGTTTTGTGTTTTTTCTTTCCTGTTATCTCTATCCATTTTCTTTCTAAATCTGAAAATTCAAGTTTTTCTTGATCTGGTCTTATAACACTCATACCAAAAGCTACTATATGTTCTATTTCCCTTATATTACCTGGCCAATCATATGTTTGAAATGTCTGACATATATCACTGGAAATATACCTGACATTTTTTTCAAGAAGTTCATTGTACTTAGCAACAAAATAATTTACAAGGACAGATATGTCATCTTTTCTCTCTCTCAAAGGTGGAATAGTTATATTCAAAACACTAAGTCTATAGTAAAGATCCATTCTCAATTCTTTATCTTCTATAGCCTTCATAGGATCTTTATTCAATGCTGCAATTATTTTTACATTTATATCTATTGTATCCTTTGCTCCTATTCTTCTTATTTTATTCTCCTGCAATGCTCTTAATAATTTTGATTGCAGATTCATTGGCATGGAATTGATTTCATCTAAAAAAATAGTTCCTCCATCAGCTGTTTCTAATAATCCTGGACTATCTACTGCTCCTGTAAAAGCACCTTTAGCTGTTCCGAAGAATATACTCTCAAGAAGATTCTCTGGTATAGCTGCACAGTTTTGAGCTATAAAAGGTCTGTCTTTTCTCTTACTTTCATTATGTATAGCCTGAGCAAAAAGTTCTTTTCCTGTTCCTGTTTCTCCATAAATCATTACTGGTAGATATGAATCAGATATTGTTTTTATAAACTCCTTTAACTGTTTCATTTCAAAGTTATTAGTAATAATATCATTAAGGGTATATTTAGCACCATTCTTATTTAAAGAAAGATTTCTTAAATTTATTTTTTTTAATTCATCTAAACTTATTTCAGTATCTTTTTCAAACTTTTTAGAATCACTTATTTCTTCTGAAGATAAATCAATAGCCCCTACTATCCTGCCTCCTGATTTTATGGGGATTGATAGTGATGATATCAATATTTCTTTGTGATTCTTTGGTTTCAATTTTTGATTTTTAATATATATAGGCATTTCTAATTCCATAGCTTTATACATACTGCTTTTATTCCCAGAAAGATTCTCATATATTTCATAAAAATTCTTTCCTATTACTTCATAATCTTCACTATTACTATTAAGCTTACTATTAAACTTAACAGTAAACAATATTTCCCCTTTTGTATCTATAATTGTTATTCCATCAATATAACCCTTTTCCCCAAAAAGATTTTTTATAAGTTCCATGACTACTCCTTAATTTTCCCCCAGTTATTTTATTATTTCTTATTATTATAATAACATATTTCATTACATTTTTAAAACAATTTAGCATGGTAAGATACAACATTAATATAAAAAATAGATACAAAGATATAGAAATAAAAAAAAACAAAAATTATATTTCAAAGTATTAAAGGAAAAAACTAAAAAAAATAAAAACATTTAAATAAAATTCAATTATTTTAGTATGCTATAATAGTTTTAAGTTGTTAAGTTAAGGGGGAAAGTATTGGTATAGTAATGGAACTATAAGAGAAGAATATAATTTTTTGAATGGAGTTTTAAATGGTCCCTTTATTAAGATATTATGAAAATGGTATTTTAGCAAATAAAGGAACATATAAAAATGGTAAAATTCATGGAGTTTTTCAGGAAAATACTCCTGAAGGAAAACTTTTTAGAAAATCAATTTATGAAAATGGTGCTGAAGTATCAGTTCAATATGAAATGTCAAGGAAGTAATGAAAGGAGAAAAATTATGAAAAATATTTGTATTCTGTTTTTTATTGTTTTTTTTTGCAGTTGTGGTAATAGTGATATACAAAATGAAAAAATATTAAAACATAATCTATATGAGAATGAAAATACCACTGTTCCAAAAGATGATGATGATATGAGTATAGGAACTGCATTGATTGCAGGTGGAATAATAATATTAGGAATTCTAGAAATTATAGCTACTAGTCTTGATAACCACAATAACTATTCTAACTCAAATCGGGAACATAATAAACCAAATCATAAGCCTGTTCATAAACCTAAATAAGTTTAAATTTTTTTAGAATAATTGAGCTATGGGAAATATATAAAATTATAAATTTTAAAATAAAAAAAATGGCATATCCCTTTTAAACAGACATAGAAAACATATATAATATTGTTATAGTGTCTAATTAAAAGGGATTTTTATTTCTAGAACCAACAATAAATATCCTAGGAATTTTAAGTTAAACACTATCTTGAAATGTATTTATTTACGTTTTCTAAATTATAGTATATAATATGGTATATTTTTAAGAATGATATTATTTATTCAAAAGATAATTATCTACAAATAAAAAATTAGAAAATTGGGAGGAATAAATGAATAAAATAGATAGAAGAAAACTTATAGAAACTGCTCTAGGAAAGAGAGAAGCTACTCTTAAATTAGAGAACGCCAATCTTGTAAATGTATTTTCTGGGGAAATCTATATGGCAAATGTATATCTATACAATGAATATATTGCAGATGTTGTAGAAATTGAAAATGATAAAAATAAAAAAGCTGAAAAAGTTATAGACTTGAAAGGGCAATTCCTTGCTCCTGGATTTATTGACTCACACCTTCATATTGAAAGCAGTCATTTAACTCCATATCACTTTGCTGAAGCTGTCATTCCCAAAGGAACTACTACTATAATAGCAGATCCCCATGAAATTGGAAATGCTTTGGGAGAAGAGGGTGTTGACTATATGCTTGAGGCTTCTGAAAATCTTCCTATGAATCAATATTTTCTTATCCCTTCATGTGTTCCATCAGTAGTAGGTCTTGAAACTACTGGAGCTGAGCTTACAGCTGATATGATAGACAAAATGTTGGACAAAGATAGAATTTTAGGATTAGGTGAAGTTATGGATTATGTTGGTGTCATCAATTCTGACAAAAGAATGGAAGATATTGTAGATGCTGCATATCAAAAAGATAAATTTCTTCAAGGGCATGCTCCTGAAGTAACTGGTGAAAATCTTTCTGCATACCTATGTGGTGGCCCTGTATCATGTCATGAAGTAAGAAATGGAATCCATGCAAAAGAAAAAATAAGAAAAGGAATGATTGTAGATGCAAGAGAAAGCTCTATGTCTAAAAATATAACTTCTATTGTAGAAAATATAAAAGATTTTAAATCTCCTAGAAATTTAACTTTATGCACAGATGACAGAGAACCTAAAGATATCCTTGAAAAAGGACATATTAACGATTGTGTAAGAGTTGCTATAAAAGCTGGACTTGATCCAATAGAAGCAATAAGAGCAGTTACTTTAAATACTGCTCAAGCCTACCATTTAGAAAAATTAGGAGCTATAGCACCTGGATATTTTGCTGATATGGTAGTTTTTGATAACCTAAAAGATATCAATGTGAAATCTGTATATTATAAAGGTAAATTAGTTGCTGAAAATGACCAGATGACTGTTGAAATTAAAAAACCTGTTATTGAAATAGAAAACAGAAATACTGTGACTATAAAAGATTTTTCAGTGGAAGATTTTAAAATAAAAGTTCCAGTAGAAAATGGAAAAATAGAAATTATTGGTATGGAATACAAAGATAGAGTAAGAAGCATCACTAGAAAAAAAGTATTTGAAGTTCCTGTAAAAGATGGATATATTGATCTTAGTGGAACTGAGTTAAATTTTGTAGCCATTGCTAACAGATATCACAATGATAATATTGCTCTGGCAGTAGTTGAAAACTTCTATATGGCAAAGGGGGCTGTAGGAACTACTTATTCTCATGATTCTCATAATATCACTATTATATATAACGACCCTCAAGATGCTGTTGCAATTTCTAAAAGAATAGCTGAGATAGGTGGAGGAGTTGTAGTAGCTGAAAAAGGAAAAATAGTGGACGAGCTTCCATTTCCAATAGCTGGTATGCTTTCTCAAAAACCTGCTAAAGATGTCAGCTTAGATATTCAGAGAATGAATGCTCTTCTTAGAACCTATGGTATAGAAACTGACAGTCCAATAACTAGACCTAGTACTTTAGCTCTTATTGTTATTCCAGAGGTAAAAATGAGTGACCTTGGACTTATAGATGTAGTCAACCAAAAAGTTATCAAACAATTTTAAATAATATTTTTTAACAAGGGGGAAAAACAAAAAAATGAACAGTAAAAATCAAGGTTTCTTGGATAATTTCTTCAAGATAACAGAAAGAGGAAGCAACATCAAAGTTGAAATGGGAGCTGGATTGGCTACTTTTATGACTATGTCATACATCTTAATAGTCCACCCATTGATTATGAAAGGGGCAGGAATGCCTGCTAATCAAGTGTTCACAGTTACTGCTATTACATCTTGCATATTTACACTTCTTATGGGTCTTTATGCTAAACTGCCCTTTGCACTTGCACCAGCTATGGGAAGCAATGCTTTCCTTGCTATG
Above is a window of Fusobacterium varium DNA encoding:
- a CDS encoding MORN repeat variant yields the protein MVPLLRYYENGILANKGTYKNGKIHGVFQENTPEGKLFRKSIYENGAEVSVQYEMSRK
- the qseF gene encoding Quorum-sensing regulator protein F, whose translation is MELIKNLFGEKGYIDGITIIDTKGEILFTVKFNSKLNSNSEDYEVIGKNFYEIYENLSGNKSSMYKAMELEMPIYIKNQKLKPKNHKEILISSLSIPIKSGGRIVGAIDLSSEEISDSKKFEKDTEISLDELKKINLRNLSLNKNGAKYTLNDIITNNFEMKQLKEFIKTISDSYLPVMIYGETGTGKELFAQAIHNESKRKDRPFIAQNCAAIPENLLESIFFGTAKGAFTGAVDSPGLLETADGGTIFLDEINSMPMNLQSKLLRALQENKIRRIGAKDTIDINVKIIAALNKDPMKAIEDKELRMDLYYRLSVLNITIPPLRERKDDISVLVNYFVAKYNELLEKNVRYISSDICQTFQTYDWPGNIREIEHIVAFGMSVIRPDQEKLEFSDLERKWIEITGKKKHKTELPAKDLKTMVEEYEKSVIEKVLEVSAHNITKASLILKIPRQTLQRKIKQYEL
- the adeC_1 gene encoding Adenine deaminase; this translates as MNKIDRRKLIETALGKREATLKLENANLVNVFSGEIYMANVYLYNEYIADVVEIENDKNKKAEKVIDLKGQFLAPGFIDSHLHIESSHLTPYHFAEAVIPKGTTTIIADPHEIGNALGEEGVDYMLEASENLPMNQYFLIPSCVPSVVGLETTGAELTADMIDKMLDKDRILGLGEVMDYVGVINSDKRMEDIVDAAYQKDKFLQGHAPEVTGENLSAYLCGGPVSCHEVRNGIHAKEKIRKGMIVDARESSMSKNITSIVENIKDFKSPRNLTLCTDDREPKDILEKGHINDCVRVAIKAGLDPIEAIRAVTLNTAQAYHLEKLGAIAPGYFADMVVFDNLKDINVKSVYYKGKLVAENDQMTVEIKKPVIEIENRNTVTIKDFSVEDFKIKVPVENGKIEIIGMEYKDRVRSITRKKVFEVPVKDGYIDLSGTELNFVAIANRYHNDNIALAVVENFYMAKGAVGTTYSHDSHNITIIYNDPQDAVAISKRIAEIGGGVVVAEKGKIVDELPFPIAGMLSQKPAKDVSLDIQRMNALLRTYGIETDSPITRPSTLALIVIPEVKMSDLGLIDVVNQKVIKQF